The following proteins are co-located in the Malus sylvestris chromosome 13, drMalSylv7.2, whole genome shotgun sequence genome:
- the LOC126596802 gene encoding uncharacterized protein LOC126596802, which produces MDCNKEEAIRAKVIAEKKMQSKDFVGARKIAIKAQQLYPDLENASQMLMVCDVHCSAEKLFGTEMDWYGILQIDQTADEITIKKQYRKFALQLHPDKNKFSGAEAAFKLIGEAQRVLLDRDKRSMHDLKRKTSVSKTGVPHRPPHRASWNSNPGVQNNSRGNFTGVNLQSQQQQQPFPPGYSDARSTFWTACPFCSVKYQYYREVLLRSLRCQGCGKPFIAYDTNVPGGAPPPPPPPTNLSQQAFPPKKVNVNIPEVRLQRNVGAENSKAKPFQKTDQRSSSSSGVRSEKVKRKRDRKRVVESSESSDSESNSDSEEDMVIDDASGSDSEEDMVIDDAVLQAGLKSGIYGDQQPRRSSRHKQHVSYKENLSDGEDTPLSKREKRNVSSCATEEENEDASKVEESIMNNKSDRVADTKGDEKVKQKEECLTNRVGEKKSGAKERVKVFDSKKISEALENSASHKSSNEKQEPDPLYSFPDSDFNDFERYRKEELFEAGQVWAIYDTRNGMPRFYARIKKVHSPEFKLQITWLEPDPDDDNEMKWAKADLPFSCGKFRQGDSEITKDLPMFSHLMTWGKIRSSYMIYPRKGETWAIFKNWDINLYTDPDSNQKLNFEYEFVDILSDYSEDVGISVALLDKVKGFVSVFCRRVKDGKGTFQVPPGELLRFSHRVPSYTLTGDEGVGIPSGSVELDPASLPFNIEEVTISRDRKTEASTQSNGFSKSPDTRNEDSNVPKGSSPEGIAIPEAEFYNFDADKSLEKFKIGQIWALYSDEDGLPKYYGQIKNLDCHRSKLHIAWLASNLLPDRVIRWHDEGMPVCCGRFRVRRSTLQDYDSTLSFSHRVNAISIGKNDFEIYPQRGEVWALYKNWTADLSCSDLDTCEYDIVAVWTENDIQREVLILERVDGFNSVFKTQLKGGSAETMTIRGVELLRFSHMIPSFKLTDQKGGSLRGCWELDPAALPLRFFSQT; this is translated from the coding sequence ATGGATTGCAATAAGGAAGAGGCCATTAGGGCCAAGGTGATTGCTGAGAAGAAGATGCAGAGCAAGGATTTCGTGGGGGCTCGTAAGATTGCTATAAAGGCGCAACAACTCTATCCTGATCTGGAGAATGCGTCTCAGATGCTTATGGTTTGTGATGTGCATTGCTCTGCTGAGAAATTGTTTGGGACTGAGATGGACTGGTATGGTATCCTTCAGATTGATCAAACAGCGGATGAGATAACAATTAAGAAGCAGTACAGGAAGTTTGCTCTCCAACTTCATCCTGATAAAAACAAGTTTTCTGGTGCAGAAGCTGCTTTTAAGCTGATTGGTGAAGCTCAAAGAGTGCTTTTGGACCGTGACAAACGGAGCATGCATGACCTGAAACGCAAGACTTCTGTGAGTAAAACAGGTGTGCCACATCGACCCCCACATAGGGCGAGTTGGAACTCAAATCCTGGAGTTCAAAACAACTCCAGAGGCAACTTTACAGGCGTTAATCTCCAGAGCCAGCAGCAACAACAGCCTTTTCCACCGGGGTATTCAGATGCCCGATCGACTTTTTGGACTGCCTGCCCATTTTGTTCAGTTAAGTACCAGTATTATAGAGAAGTTCTTCTTAGATCTCTTCGTTGTCAAGGCTGCGGTAAGCCCTTCATTGCATATGACACAAATGTGCCAGGTggtgcaccaccaccaccaccaccaccaactaACTTAAGTCAGCAGGCATTCCCCCCCAAAAAAGTCAATGTTAACATTCCTGAAGTGAGACTTCAGAGGAATGTTGGAGCTGAAAACTCCAAAGCTAAACCTTTCCAAAAGACAGACCAAAGGTCAAGTAGCTCTTCAGGTGTTCGCTCAGAAAAGGTAAAGCGTAAGAGAGACAGGAAACGTGTAGTAGAATCGAGTGAAAGCAGTGACTCTGAAAGCAACAGTGATTCTGAAGAAGATATGGTCATTGATGATGCAAGCGGCAGTGATTCTGAAGAAGATATGGTCATTGATGATGCTGTTCTTCAGGCTGGACTGAAATCTGGAATTTATGGAGACCAGCAACCACGGAGATCTTCACGGCATAAGCAGCACGTTTCTTATAAGGAAAATCTAAGCGATGGTGAAGACACTCCTCTATCAAAAAGGGAGAAGAGGAATGTCTCATCCTGTGCCACTGAAGAGGAAAATGAAGACGCATCTAAAGTGGAGGAATCTATAATGAATAATAAATCTGATCGTGTCGCTGACACTAAAGGAGATGAAAAGGTGAAACAGAAAGAAGAGTGTTTGACAAATAGAGTTGGGGAAAAAAAGTCTGGGGCTAAAGAAAGGGTGAAAGTATTTGACTCTAAGAAAATTTCTGAGGCACTTGAGAATTCTGCATCACATAAAAGCTCCAATGAAAAACAAGAACCAGACCCCTTGTATTCTTTTCCTGATAGTGATTTCAACGACTTTGAGAGGTACCGGAAAGAAGAACTCTTTGAAGCTGGGCAGGTGTGGGCTATTTATGATACTCGAAATGGGATGCCAAGATTCTATGCTAGAATCAAGAAAGTTCACTCACCTGAGTTCAAGTTGCAGATAACCTGGCTAGAGCCTGACCCCGATGATGATAATGAAATGAAATGGGCCAAAGCTGACTTGCCGTTTTCTTGTGGTAAATTCAGACAAGGTGACTCTGAAATCACGAAAGATCTTCCCATGTTCTCTCATTTGATGACTTGGGGGAAGATTAGAAGTTCTTACATGATATATCCAAGAAAGGGAGAGACTTGGGCCATTTTCAAGAACTGGGACATAAACTTGTACACTGATCCAGACTCTAATCAGAAGCTGAACTTTGAATACgaatttgttgatattttatcaGACTATTCTGAGGATGTTGGAATATCTGTTGCACTCTTGGACAAGGTGAAAGGTTTTGTGAGTGTTTTCTGTCGAAGGGTTAAGGATGGGAAAGGCACATTTCAAGTTCCACCAGGAGAATTATTGAGGTTTTCCCACAGAGTTCCATCTTATACATTGACTGGTGACGAAGGAGTAGGAATTCCATCAGGATCTGTTGAGCTTGATCCCGCCTCTTTGCCTTTTAATATTGAAGAAGTTACTATTTCTAGAGATCGGAAAACAGAGGCTAGTACTCAAAGTAATGGTTTTTCTAAATCTCCGGATACAAGGAATGAAGACAGTAATGTTCCCAAAGGGTCATCCCCAGAAGGCATCGCTATTCCAGAAGCTGAGTTCTACAACTTTGATGCTGATAAATCTCTGGAAAAGTTTAAGATTGGTCAGATCTGGGCATTGTATAGTGATGAGGATGGCTTGCCAAAATACTATGGCCAGATAAAAAACCTTGATTGTCACCGATCCAAATTGCATATTGCATGGCTTGCTTCCAACTTACTACCAGACAGGGTGATTCGATGGCATGATGAGGGGATGCCTGTTTGCTGCGGGAGATTTAGGGTTAGAAGGAGTACGCTCCAGGACTATGATTCTACTCTGTCCTTTTCACACCGGGTAAATGCAATTTCTATTGGTAAGAATGATTTTGAAATATATCCTCAAAGAGGTGAGGTTTGGGCGTTGTATAAGAACTGGACAGCTGATCTCTCGTGTTCTGACTTGGATACCTGCGAGTATGACATAGTGGCAGTGTGGACAGAAAATGATATTCAAAGAGAGGTCTTGATTTTAGAGCGTGTGGATGGTTTCAACTCAGTTTTCAAGACTCAGTTGAAAGGAGGATCAGCTGAAACCATGACCATCCGTGGGGTTGAGCTACTAAGGTTTTCTCACATGATTCCCTCTTTCAAGCTAACAGACCAAAAAGGCGGCAGCCTCAGAGGGTGCTGGGAACTTGATCCTGCTGCATTGCCGCTTCGGTTCTTTAGTCAGACTTGA